The window TCGTGGCCGGTGAGCACCTCCTCGCGCTTCGGCCCCATCAGGACCTTGTCGCGCGCGAAGTCGAAGTCGGCCGGCTCGACGGCGAGCTTGTCGTGGCGCGTCGCCCACAAGGCGGCCTCGTTGACGAGGTTGCGGATGTCGGCGCCGGTGAGGCCGACGGTCGCCGCGGCGAGCCGGTCGAGGTCGACGTCGGCCGACAGGGGGACGTTGCGCGTGTGGACCTTGAACAGCGCCAGGCGGGCCTTCTGATTGGGGCGGTCGACGGTGACGTGCCGGTCGAAGCGCCCGGGGCGGAGCAGCGCCGGATCGAGCACGTCGGGGCGGTTGGTGGCTGCCAGCACGATCACGCTCTCGGTCGGGCTGAAGCCGTCCATCTCGGAGAGGATTTGGTTGAGCGTCTGCTCGCGCTCGTCGTGACCGCCGCCGAGGCCAGTGCCGCGGTGGCGCCCGACGGCGTCGATCTCGTCGATGAACAGGATCGCCGGCGAGGCATCTTTGGCGGTCTTGAACAGGTCGCGCACGCGCGACGCGCCCACCCCGACGAACATTTGGATGAACTCGGAGCCCGAGATCGAGAAGAACGGCACCCCGGCCTCGCCGGCGACGGCCCGGGCCAGGAGCGTCTTCCCGGTGCCCGGCGGGCCCATCAACAACACCCCCTTGGGCACGCGGCCGCCGAGGCGCTGGAACTTCTGCGGATCCTTGAGGAACTCGACGATCTCCTTGAGATCCTCCTTCACCCCGTCGAGCCCGGCGACGTCGGCGAACGTCATCTGCTTGTCGGCCGGGGAGTAGCGCTTCGCCGGCGAACGGCTGAAGCCGCCGAGGAAGCCGGTGCCGCCGAGCGGGTCGCGTGCCCGGCGCAGCATCGTCCACATCAGGCCCATCAGGACGAGGAACCCGAGCATGTACAAGCCGATCAGGAAGCCTGTCCCGTCGGTCGGCTGACGGACGATCGTCTTCACGTCGTGCGCCAAAAGCAGGTCGTCGAGCCCGCGGCCGAGGTAGCTCGACAGTTCGGTGCGAAACGTCTTCGGGGCGGCGCCGATGGCACTCGATGGCGTGCTTTCCGCCGTCCCCCGGTATTCACCGGTGAGGATGTTGCCCGAGATCTGCACCGTCGCGACATGGCCCGCCTTGACCTCGCGGACGAACTCGTCGTAGCTGATCGCCGCCGGCATCGACGCCTGCTCGCGCACGAGCAAGGCCACCATCGCCAGTCCGGCGAGGAGCAGCATGATCAGGGCGGGCGTCCCCAGCGGCTTGCCGAGGGTGGGGCGCTGCGAGGACGAACCTTTGGGACGCTGCGGGGCATCCATGGGCAGGGGGGGATCCGGCGGGGCAGGGGGACAAGACGGGCGTCAAAGTGTAGTGTACGGGGCCCGGATGGAAACGGCCCATGAACGCGTCCCCTGATCCAGTGCGTCGGCAGCCCCGCGGCGTGGTCGCGGTCGCAGCCCGCGGCGGGCGCTACCTCGCCATCCGGCGCGGTGCCACCGTGGCCGCCGGCGGCCGGATCTGCTTCCCCGGTGGACACGTCGAGGCCGGCGAGGGGGAGCAGTCGGCGGTCGAGCGCGAGTGCCGCGAGGAGCTCGGGGCGACGGTCGAGGCGACGGGGCGGGTTTGGTCGAGCGTGACGACCTGGGGGACGGCACTGTCCTGGTGGACCGTGCGGCTCGTCGGCGACGACGACCTCGTGCCCCACCCCGTGGAGGTCGCCGAGATCCTCTGGCTGTCGGAGGAGGAGATGCTTGCCGATCCCGATCTGCTTCCGGGGAACCGCGACTTCCTCCTCGCGGTGCGCGACGGCACGATCCGGCTTGACCAGCCATGACGGCCATTGCCATGCCGTGACCGGCCGGCCCACCCTTCGTCCCCCGGCGGCGGCGTTGTAGACTTCCGCCCGCGGCCCGTCGTCGGGGCCGCGTCGAAGCCAGCCAAGGAGCGTGCGATGGAGCGGTCGTTCGTGATGTTCAAGCCCGATTGCCTGGAGCGGCGGCTCCTCGGTCGGATCCTCGCCCGCTTCGAGGACAAGGGCCTGCGGCTCCTCGCCATGAAGATGCTCCGGGTCACCCCGGCGATGTCGCGGCAGCATTATGCCGAGCACGTGTCGAAGCCCTTCTATCCGGCGCTCGAGCAATTCATCACCGGCGCCCCCGTGGTCGCCAC is drawn from Planctomycetota bacterium and contains these coding sequences:
- the hflB gene encoding ATP-dependent zinc metalloprotease FtsH; its protein translation is MDAPQRPKGSSSQRPTLGKPLGTPALIMLLLAGLAMVALLVREQASMPAAISYDEFVREVKAGHVATVQISGNILTGEYRGTAESTPSSAIGAAPKTFRTELSSYLGRGLDDLLLAHDVKTIVRQPTDGTGFLIGLYMLGFLVLMGLMWTMLRRARDPLGGTGFLGGFSRSPAKRYSPADKQMTFADVAGLDGVKEDLKEIVEFLKDPQKFQRLGGRVPKGVLLMGPPGTGKTLLARAVAGEAGVPFFSISGSEFIQMFVGVGASRVRDLFKTAKDASPAILFIDEIDAVGRHRGTGLGGGHDEREQTLNQILSEMDGFSPTESVIVLAATNRPDVLDPALLRPGRFDRHVTVDRPNQKARLALFKVHTRNVPLSADVDLDRLAAATVGLTGADIRNLVNEAALWATRHDKLAVEPADFDFARDKVLMGPKREEVLTGHEKTLTAYHEAGHALAAWLLPGVDKLHKVTIIPRGRALGVTQLVPEEDRMNIGEHDLTNRLVFILAGRAAEKLACGEYSAGAENDLVQATRLARRMVAHWGMSEKVGPVACHVSDEHPFLGRDVYEQREFSEHTARIIDDEVSRILHDAAERASRLLSENRAKLDALAGELEEREMLDDTEVVAIVGPAAPRRPPLASPGSAPVQAARDGRSDA
- a CDS encoding NUDIX domain-containing protein produces the protein MNASPDPVRRQPRGVVAVAARGGRYLAIRRGATVAAGGRICFPGGHVEAGEGEQSAVERECREELGATVEATGRVWSSVTTWGTALSWWTVRLVGDDDLVPHPVEVAEILWLSEEEMLADPDLLPGNRDFLLAVRDGTIRLDQP